A stretch of the Brevinematales bacterium genome encodes the following:
- a CDS encoding RnfABCDGE type electron transport complex subunit B codes for MTILYSTLIMLIISVFLGIMIAIFAKVFHVQLDPRIEKIQHALPGYNCGACGYPGCAGYADAIVEDKVPHSKCTPGGADVAAKILAILKESAGEAETA; via the coding sequence ATGACAATCCTATATTCGACATTAATCATGCTGATTATCAGCGTTTTTCTGGGCATCATGATCGCGATATTCGCGAAGGTATTCCATGTCCAGCTCGACCCACGGATCGAGAAAATCCAGCACGCGTTGCCCGGCTATAACTGCGGGGCATGCGGGTATCCCGGATGCGCGGGGTATGCCGACGCGATAGTCGAGGATAAAGTGCCTCATTCGAAATGCACGCCCGGCGGAGCGGATGTCGCGGCAAAGATACTCGCGATATTGAAAGAGAGTGCCGGAGAGGCGGAAACCGCGTAG